DNA sequence from the Salminus brasiliensis chromosome 3, fSalBra1.hap2, whole genome shotgun sequence genome:
CCAAATTAGGTCAACAAACAAGTGTGACCCCTGAATTAAAACAACCCAGAAAATTCTCATGACAAGATCCAGTCGCTTTTTAGAAATGGTGCCATCTGGTGGCTTAGAAAGCAGTTGGTCTCAGAACCAAGGGGAAACACTGTCTGTTCGTTCCCAGCAGCACTTCTGAGCTACTACCATGAACAAAAGAGCATAGAAATGAGAGAATACACCCTTACAATGAGAAATACCTTGTTTTTGTTCAGAAAACAGAACCTACGCAGGACTAGTATGGATGAACTCAACTCCTGAGATTTCTGTTTTAGAAATGGGCAAGCAGGTGAAGAACTGAATCTATTTATATGAAAAAACTATTCTTTATTCCGCAGACTGTTTATTTTCAAGAGTTTCTAAATTAAGACATTTTTACTCTTTTTGTAATTAAATGGCATGAAATTAAATGTACTCTCGAGCCACCTAATCAGCAAGGATGCTGATTCTCATATAGCAGCTCTTTAGCAGACAATCAAATATTGTCTtccaaaaaaaattacaaatgacATAGAAATAGAGCACTTATCCTCATTAACCAATTCTCATCATCTTACACACTTGCCCAAACCCCTCCGGAACAAAAACCTTTAGTGCTTGATGACCATGTTTCCCTGAGAATCCTGTGTGAAAAGCATCTCTGGCTCTAGATCAGAGTCCTCCGTTTCCAGAGGCTTTTCAGACGGTAGGATCCAGCTCTCTCTGCTTTCAGGCGAGTTGGTCCAGTCCTTCAGTGGGCATCTAGTCTGTTTACTACGGTTGGCAATCACCCGGAAACCTTCAGAGTCTTGAGTGAACAACATGGCAAAGGAGTCTTGCTCGCTCTCCACAGACTCCTTGACTGACTTCTTAGGGGACTGATTAAGCTTTGCCTTTTGAAAAACGCTGGGCTTTCCAAAATTTGAAAATCGCTTGGCTGGGCTGGAAGCCAGCAGATGCTTAAGAGGTGAGagtgcagtgctgtgtgtgggTGATATGGGTGCCCTGTTTTCTTTATCCTTTCTCTTCAGAGGTGACCACTGCGTGCGATGAGGTTTCTGCTCAGATAGCTCCAGCGCTTTACGAGGACGTTTCTTCAGGGGTTGGTTCTCTGTGACTGATCTCGTAGTTAAAATAGGTCTCGGGCTAGACACAATCTTGTCCATTAGGTGGTGGTCCCTTGAGTTTTCCTGACTGGGAAACTCCTTTGCTGAGCAGGGGGCTGAAGATCCACCCTTGTTGGCTCTAAAATCGTTTCTATGTACCTGGCGATAATGCTCATGAGAATCTTCATGTACCTGTTCTGTGTGAAGTAAGGTTTCAGGGATGTCCTGAATCCCGTGGGATATGGCTTTGTTGCACTCCTTTTGTATCTCTGAACCATATTCGATATTAACATCAGCTGGCTCCTCCTCCTCGGACTGATATCCCCAAATCAACTGAAAGAAATGCTGCTCTTTGGTCTGGTCTGTACAGTGTTCGCCTGACTCGCTCAGTAAATCTGCATCCAACTCCTGTGGGTGGACCTGAGAGGTGTGACTGGTCTCCTTATCTGGTTCCAGAGGATACTCAGTGGTTACCACACGCTTCCTTTTAGTCCCCATCTGCAGCTCGGGACGTAGAGTAGAGGAAATCTCGGAAGGGTGAGAACTACGTTCTTCTGGGTCTGAGGGAAAGAAATGATTCtctttatttaaagaaaaaaaacattaaaaccatcatAGCTAGTGGAGGAAAACATACCACTGGAGACAAGAACAAGAACTAACAGACCTTTTTCTTACCTTTATTCTTTTTACTCTGTGGTAGAAAGAACGATGATATGGTGCTCTGCTTTGTGGCAGGCATTTGCATCTTGGTCTGGGTGAAGTTCAGTGCTACTGCCATACTGTAACCCCCTGACCGGGCCAGTGGATTCAGCAGCTTAGATATTGGTCGAGTCAGTCGTTTCTGTGATTTGTAAAAGATTCGTAAAAAAAGGTTAGACTCACAAGACACCTTTAAGacactaaataaacatttttgaaAACCTTACAGCTACAATTTCAAggacaatatacaatatttagcCTAAAACGCCACCAGTGACACAAGCCATAAGTCTATTTTCACCAGTAAAATCTCACATTCCAGATCTCTGTAATGCCGTTTTTATCCACTATGACATTTTAATACCAGATCTACAAATCTTAACATCATGCTGACTAGTCGTACTGCCAGGACGACTTTTGACTGGTCATATGTTACAAATGATTTACAGGAAATCTCACTCTCTTATTAGTAAttactataaaatattttaaaaatgccaGTAATTCCAGATAcaatatatgggcaaaagtattgggacacctgtttactCATAGTTCCTTCAGAAATCAACggcaattatttaaaaaaaataataagaaaagtttatcctgcttttgttggagtaactgtctctactgtccagggaagaagactttctactagaatttggagaaacactgctgtgagtacctgattgcattcagcgacaagagcgttactgaggtcaggatgtcttCCTCATGCAtcctttcagagaacacagttcttccactgctccacagctcaatgctggggggctttacacccctctagcccatgcctggcattagaaaCTGCTCCAGAGTATTggtattggtaatacttctctacagggactagacaagctgtgcacatctttgcacacctgtgtcagctgtcggtgcaacttaaagtagctgaattcactctttagaaggggtgtccacaaatatttggacatgtaaggTATCTACACTGTAATTATAAAACTGTAGAAATGCTTAAAtctgtaaattaataaataatgccAGGAATAATCAGGACACCCGCATATTTATCACTATTAAATTAGGAtgaggtgcagaacatcagctgcagatgatcagaacatggttagagaggattctgcaGGAGCCGTctcatttaaacctcagacatttagttgaaTTTGGGCTTGAAGAAATGGGTGGGGACGATCCAGATCTAATTCATTGCATGAATGTGGCATCTCTACAGTTTTATAAGTTTAGTTGCTCTGAGTAGTAATTTTACATATGAATAATATTACTCTTAACCTgtgtggtctttttttttttttaccatattgatacatatggacatttcatttataatatattgagaaaaaaaaacattaatatacacacacacatattatatatatatatatatatatatatatatatatatatatatatacacacacacacacacacacacatttttttcctcattatattataaatcaaatgtccatatgtatcaatatggtaaaaaaaagacCACACAGGTTAAGAGTAATATTATTCATATCTAAAATTAGTATTTTTACTACTCAGAATTACAGTGtagatacattacatgtccaaatgtttgtggacaccccttctaatgagagctctctgaggccttcagaaagagggTGGTAGCTGCAGAGGTGTCTGGACAGGGGGGTTAAATATATCTCAGGACGATGAACAGGTCAGACCCTCCTAGCAGGTAGCAGGTAGTCTTTGGAAACGTTAAACACACGGTGTGAAGGTGAAAGTCCTCACCCTCTGCTTCTGCCTCTTTGTCCTAAACTCAGCAGCGTCGAGCCAAACCCcgcactcctcctcctcctcctcctcttcctcctctggaGCTGCTGGGAGGGCTGCAGTCTTCTTACTCCTGCTGGTCTTCATGTTCACCTCAAAACCAAAGCAGCTTCAGCTTTTACTAACAGAGACTTTCTCTGACTCGCTTCGTTTACAACATAACGACCATCCCAGCCCCCAACCCAGCTTCACAGCCCCCAACCCAGCTTCACCGTCCCAGCTAAAGGGGCTAACCCGTAACGTCACGCGGCTGGCTCGGTCAGTCGTCAGCGGGTTGCAGCGACCGGACAGACTCACtggatctgatctgatcagcaGGTTTTGTGGTGGTGAAGTTTGCAGATGTGCAGCTCAGCTGAAGTGAAGGTCGACGTCCTCATGAACAGTGGTTGTTTTCCCGCGCGCACAATTCATATGGAGGTCCTCGGGTTGCCAAGTATTGCAGAATGGGTGTAAATGGCACAGGGTCACAGGCCGGATCCCTGCAGAGTCACAGACACTGCAACAGGGGGGCACTGTGAATACTCCTATAATTACACatgtattatacattatatatggTAATAATGAGAACATTATGTGTGAAATAACTGTGTATTAAATGTTATAtaatacagtcatgcccgaaagtattcatacccctggcaaagtttgacttaaatttacttttatttaaccagaaattatatttttgccttgaaatgacacaggcatctcccaggagataacacgatgatgtacaagaggcatcattgtgggaaaaagtatttctcagcttttatacacatttgaacaaaaagtggcatgtccaaaattaatatatacccttctcaataattaatagaaaagcctttattggctattgaatactttcgggcatgactgtatattataaagaataagaagaataaTCAGTGTAAATATGGGGGATTTGTCAATTAGGGGAACTTTAAAGCccacaggcttttttttttttttgtgttgtttttttgtactttattacaaaaataaatggcTTGGTTATTAAATATATTGTCTATTGCACAACTAAACATATTCTATGTcattagataagataagataatcctttattagtcccacagtagGGAAAATCTCGGTGTCACAGCAggaagggatagcaagacactcaataccacaaaaaaaatgtagataaataatttacactatatacacaatataaataagaattaaaaagcaataacaatattatttacaggttattgcaaatgactcttaattgcacaattctcacagcctccataactatctggtttggttcctccacctcacaagaaagagccaaactccagcgcatcatcaggacagcagagaggatcatcggatgtaacctgccatcacttcagcagatctacaccagcagggtgaggaagcgggctggcaagattacatctgacccctcacatcctggacacctcctcttccagacactcccctcgggtagaagactgcggtccatcaaaaccagcacaacacgccatgctaacagcttcttccccagagctgtagcgctcctcaaccacagtggtcacctcccactgtaaacctctaaacacACAACTggactgtaccaaaccggactgaacagctattttgcactctgcctattttcaaggattcaaggattcaaggagactttattgtcattcgcatcacatgtggtacatggggtggaacgaaattgtggtacccaaggacccagtttttcccagacagcagtacttaaataaataaaatatacataaatatataaaaatatatgtaaaaatgaaaataaaatacagagagaagagcatcagtaaatggagaaggtagcagcagagtgtatttaaagtgactagtgtcgtcaaagtgtcgttgcagtggttccactgcaatttgcacacctgtacagatgttctctttctgtaaatatattttcagctctttattattatttattggggcagtggtggctcagcggttagagcgccgggatattgataacagggttgtgggttcgattcccgggctcggcaagctgccactgttgggcccttgagcaaggccctttaccctctctgctccccgggcgctggagttggctgcccaccgctctgggtgtgtgtgtgtactcactgcccctaacacatgtgtgtgtgtgtgtgagtgtgtgttcactaccagatgggttaaatgcggaggacacatttcgctgtacagtccacactgtacagtgacaaatacgtgcacctttacctttagtacttcttacttttttaatttatctaccctatttattgtttagtgtcatttaaGTGTGtattttgttacttgtcatacgtgttgctctcaccaagacaaattccttgtatgtgtcacatacttggtgaaataaagagattctgatttaTAAAAATGCTGAAATTTCCCTTAAATTTAAAGTTTCCTCTGAGAGATAATCCAACTCATCTTTGTAGAGGCCTTTCACTGACGGCTGGTGTGAAGGAGCTGCTGAATACTACCCTGCCTTCCTACCTTTCCTTAAGAAACTGAGTGTAAATTCAGTAAAGGTGTAAATGATGAAAGGTAGACATGGCAACCCGAGCGCTcgcccctccccccctccctccctccctacgTGACTCACTGTGACGACACAACCTGCGACGACCACTGACGTAAACACGGCTGGGCCGAGGAGCTCCGGGTTTGCGCGTCTCTCCGCTTTTCTCTCAGTTAATCTCATCTTTAATGCTCTGACACGGGGATTAAATCGCTCTCCTGTTGTTTTAGGCGTCCAAACATTTGTAAGTAACCGAATTAAAGTTATGAGCTGGTTGTTAAGCTGCGTTAAACGTCGAGAGGCTAAACTCACGGGCTAATTGCTAAGCTATGTTGGTGCCTTTCGTCGCGTTCAGTTTGAACTTAGTGCTGGTCTTCTCAGCTGGGACTAGACTAAGCCTAAAACGTTACGAAAGACTCAGAGTAAGTTTAGTTGGCCTGGTTTTGTCGTCGTCAGCTCAGCCCGGCTATTTCCGTAATCCAGGAGCCGTGAGCGCCCACAGCCTTGTGGGAAGGGTCTAATGTAGCTGGCTGTGTGCTGATGTCATGTCATCCACACATTATTCATAAactttattattagtattagttactattaattattattaagcaAGGGGCCACATAATTGTTTGCACTAAATGCTTATAGGAGGCCTTTATAGGCAGGTAGCAGATAGGTACCAGTGGTCACAATACACTGTAAACAtggtcattttatttatatgttctTTAAATATCACTGCAAAAAATGTCTAAGCTATTAGAAGCTATTATAAGTTACTGTGGAtgatttctattctattggtccatcatcAGCATTAACATCTGGCACAGTGTACAGCAAGTACAGCTGACAGATGTTCTGCAGTGTCAGAAGGTTTCTGTGGGACAGGGGTGGGACATATCCTTTATTTAAGATTCCAGGGTTAGTTTTTGGGATTTCTGCAGTTCAGTCCTTTTCTGATCTGTTTTGAAACCCCTATAAAGGGGGGTTCAGTTGCAGGGTCCAGCATTGTCCGGTGACTTCTACTCTCTAACCTTCAAGGCACTCATCAGCTTAGTTGAATCAGATGTTTTGGCACTGAAAAAAGTAAAGCAAAGTGTGCTGAACTAAGCCCCCTTAAGACTGCAAGTGGACCCCTCTGTCTTTTTAGATGGACGCTAGTTAATTAACACAACGGCAGTATAAACAGCTACAGGTTTCAGGATCAATGTCATCTGGTTTTCTTATTAATGTATTATAGAagtgtgtggtgttttggtgttttggtgtttttccTTTGACTGACTTCTCGTTGTCTCTATGTGTAGATTTACTTGGGGTGAACTTGGGGTTCTTACGATGTTCCACGGTATACCAGCGTCAGGAGGCATGGGAGGAGGTAAGTGGACAGGCCAGAGAGATTTCAGAGATGTCAAAGTGTATGTTAGCCAGTTTACTGTGCTCTGacgttttctctttttttccttatTACCACGTCCAGCTCCTGCTAATAAGCCAGAATTATATGAGGTAAGAGTGAATATATAAAGGACACTGATGATATAATCAACACGTTAACTTACGCAAAGTGTTCGCTTGCTTTCTTGTTTTCTTCAATGTGCTcttgtgtgcttttttttttgtaggagGTGAAGCTCTATAAAAATGCAAGAGAACGAGAAAAGTAAGCAGCCCGTTTTAAAATCTTGTAGATTATATCATGAAGGTTGTGCTTGGATTCTGTGGGTTAAAGGCTGTTGCCTGTCCACGAATTTCATTTTTAGCTTGTAATTTGTCTTGTGTGGGCTGTTCTGAAAGGTATGACAACATGGCAGAACTGTTTGCTGTGGTAAAGACGCTCCAAGCCTTAGAGAAAGCTTACATCAAGGACTGTGTAACCCCCAATGAGTAAGTAGTAACTAGCATTCTAGACAAATCACATCTAGGTCGGCAAGCCCTTCTAAAGTGGTGTCTCTTTCTTTCAGATACACAGGTGCCTGCTCGAGATTGCTTGTCCAGTATAAGGCGGCTTTCAAGCAGGTCCAGGCGTCGGATGTTGGCTCCATTGATGACTTTTGTAGAAAATACAGGGTAGTTATTGGCCATTCAGCACTGATTTTACTGTGCTATTGTGGGAAGGCTTTTTATGTCATATTGAAAGTGTGCATTTCTTTCTTAGTATAACACAGACGTGAGTTGCAATGCAGTTGCTATTGTTTCTCTGTAGAAAAAGAACATCAGATCAGAAGGTTATttctaaaataatatttaatatttgtgtaAACTAAGAAACCTCTGACTAttattccttccttccttccttgcTGTTACAGCTCGACTGCCCCCTGGCAATGGAGAGAATCAAGGAAGATCGTCCAATTACTATAAAGGATGACAAAGGCAACCTAAATCGCTGCATTGCGGATATTGTATCTGTAGGTATCTTTTAACTTAATAAGGCTTTGGCTTTTTATCCTGCAGTCAATGGCTTTGCTTGGATGAATGCCATAGAGTGAATGCTGTCCAGCAGTTCCATTaagtagattttttttctttttattttatttgggaATGTGTGGTCCCTGTTCATTGCCAAAGTGTAATTCATCACAGTGCTGTTTATTACTAGGCGAAGCACCCCACATTTAAGCCCTGGCAAAGTATAACTGACTGCATGAGACAGTGGCAACATGGAGAGATACTATAATACTCTTTCCTGCTTTTACTTGCAAAATACATctcaataaaatattataattctgACCCTTTACTTTCTTTCCCTTTTAGCTCTTTATCACAGTGATGGACAAACTCAGGCTGGAGATTCGAGCCATGGATGAGGTATTTACAGTTTGGCCGTTTGTTTATGCATTTATACATGTCAGATTATTCAACACAAGTTTAATTATTGCTGTGCATCGATTTCAGATCCAGCCAGACCTTAGAGAGCTGATGGAGACCATGAACAGGATGAGCAACATGCCACCAGACTCCGAGGCCAAGGACAAAGTCAACCTCTGGTGAGGAATGATTattatttctgcattttttaAGCAGTTGATCTGGTTAGTTTTGGTTTCCTATTGCAGTTTAGCAAGTGCACTGAATAACTGAATGATGTCACATTCTTAACTATGTGGGCTGCATCTTCTTATACTTGACATTGATTGGTTTGTAGAAGGGGCTTGCATCTGATGTCAGTTTATTGTCAATTTGGCGGGTTGTTCCTTCtggaaaaatgaatgaacagattTATTTGGTTCCACTATACTGGCATTACTACCACCAGCATAAACTTTAGTTCAGACCTTGACTCTAATCTCCATATGCTCCTGCATATgctttacgttttttttttacagatgacTTTTTCTGTAATAGGATTTCACGCTGCAAATGAAACATACCATAGTTCATTTGGTTTTGAACCAATATCATCTCTTTATATCAGATCACATTTTGGTCCTTCGGTCTGGACTGTGGTCCAGGGCACCTTTTACACCTGCTATTTTGGTTCTGACCAAACGAGCTGTAACTTTACAGCTTTACTTAATACACATGTATGTTACAgcatatctgtctatctaattCCAGCCTAAAGAAATTGAGTTGAGACAAACCTTCTTTTCTTTACGCTTTTCATTCCTCTGGCTGTTCCCACCTCTAGGTTGACCACTCTGAGCAGCATGTCTGCCTCTGATGAGCT
Encoded proteins:
- the LOC140551458 gene encoding uncharacterized protein, translating into MKTSRSKKTAALPAAPEEEEEEEEEECGVWLDAAEFRTKRQKQRKRLTRPISKLLNPLARSGGYSMAVALNFTQTKMQMPATKQSTISSFFLPQSKKNKDPEERSSHPSEISSTLRPELQMGTKRKRVVTTEYPLEPDKETSHTSQVHPQELDADLLSESGEHCTDQTKEQHFFQLIWGYQSEEEEPADVNIEYGSEIQKECNKAISHGIQDIPETLLHTEQVHEDSHEHYRQVHRNDFRANKGGSSAPCSAKEFPSQENSRDHHLMDKIVSSPRPILTTRSVTENQPLKKRPRKALELSEQKPHRTQWSPLKRKDKENRAPISPTHSTALSPLKHLLASSPAKRFSNFGKPSVFQKAKLNQSPKKSVKESVESEQDSFAMLFTQDSEGFRVIANRSKQTRCPLKDWTNSPESRESWILPSEKPLETEDSDLEPEMLFTQDSQGNMVIKH
- the vps28 gene encoding vacuolar protein sorting-associated protein 28 homolog, coding for MFHGIPASGGMGGAPANKPELYEEVKLYKNAREREKYDNMAELFAVVKTLQALEKAYIKDCVTPNEYTGACSRLLVQYKAAFKQVQASDVGSIDDFCRKYRLDCPLAMERIKEDRPITIKDDKGNLNRCIADIVSLFITVMDKLRLEIRAMDEIQPDLRELMETMNRMSNMPPDSEAKDKVNLWLTTLSSMSASDELDDSQVRQMLFDLESAYNAFNRFLHSS